CCCAGGGAGCCACTGTCAAGTCTCATCCATCTCCTTTATTTGGAATAGTTCCCACCtttctcagtttccccagctgtgggCCTTTTGAAGCAGCCAGGCCAGCCCCCCCAGACCCCCATGCTGGGTTTGCCGGATGTCTCCTTGTGTTTAGATTCTGGTTGTGTGGCCCCTGCTTTCCTGGGAGAACAGCTCCCCACAAAAAAGCAAGAGGCATCCAGGTGGGGCCGCAGGGTGGGCGCACAGGAGGGAGCAGGCGGTGGGCTGACTCACTTTTACCCCGACACAGGCAGTACGTCCGGGACGCCGTCGTGGGCAGCATGGGCCTGAAGGCCACCGGCCGGCTCTGCACAGTGGCCAAGTCAAGGGGGCTGCGGGCCTGCAGGTGAGCGGCCCTCCGCATGCCCTGGACCCCAGGAGAGGTGGTGGGTCTCCCTGCTGACTCCCCAACCCTCCATCGCAGGGGGGAGCTGAGAGACACCATCCTGGACTGGGAGGATGCCCTGCCTGACCGGGACCTGGCTCTCGCCGACGAGGCCAGCAGGTCTGACGGAAGAccagcccagggtggggctggtgggggagggggcagaaacaGCCAGCTGCAGCACAGGGGACACCAGGAAAGGATTCCAGAAAGAAGCAgtccacaccctctctgggccttgcttCCCCTGTAATAGTGGCAGCTCCTGTATACTGAGCCCTCACACCCCTGGCCCTGGCTAGAGGCCTCTCACACACCCTCCTCAtcacagcccagggagggggctgcttggggccattttacagacgaggaaactgaggctgccaCAAGTTGACTCCTCCATCCATGCTGCCCAGCCAGGAAGGGACTGAgccaggattggaacccaggagTCCCACATCAGCAACTCTACCTCTGCCAACCCGGGTGGGAGGTTCAGGCAGAAGGGAGGCGGGAGGGGTAGGATTCAGGGCAGGTCAGGAACGCGGTGGCTGGGTGCCCTGCCGCCGGcttccccgcctccctccccccacgccccccccccacaccTCAGCCtcacagggcaggaggaggactgCAGATACCCTTGCCAAGGGGCTCAGACTCATCATGCCTCCCGGGCCCCAGGAACGCGGACCTGTCCGTCACCCTGGGCACCTCCCTGCAAATCCGGCCTAGTGGGAACTTGCCACTGGCCACCAAGCGCCGCGGAGGCCGGCTGGTCATCGTCAACCTTCAGCCCACCAAGCATGTACGTTCCAGAGCCCGGCCCTGACCCCTAACATTGCTGTGGGCCCCCACAAGCCTTCTCCTGAccggcccccacccctgcaggacCGTCATGCCGACCTGCGTATCCACGGCTACGTAGATGAGGTCATGACCCGGCTCATGAAACACCTGGGCCTTGAGATCCCAGCCTGGGATGGCCCCCGCGTGCTGGAGAGGGCGCTGccgcccctgccccgcccgccAGCCCCCAAGCTGGAGCCCAAGGAGGAGACCCCCGCCCAGCACAACGGCCCAGCGCCTGCCAGCCCCAAGCAGGAGCCCACAGTGGAGCCCTCTGCCCAGCACAACGGCTCTGGGCCCGCCAGCCCCAAAAGGGAGCGGCTGGACAGTCCTGTCCCCCACAGGCCCCCCAAAAGAGTGAAGGCGGAGGTGGTTTCCAGCTGAccagggggcctggggagggcggggcttTTTATAGAAActatggattcttttttttcttactggtcTCACTTTGTTACTTGTCTCTGTCCTTGGGGGGAGCCCTCAGGGCGCTGAGAGCTGGGCTCCAGACTCCGGGGCAGACTTGCCCTTCATTGCACCCCCCTTTAGCTCTGGGGGCCTGGGAAGGAGCATCCTCGCCCTAAACCCTGACCCTGGAGCTCACACCCCCggcacctgctcctcccccaggccccagcccctgaCTCAGGATGTTCTTGGGAGGTGTGGCCAGGCCCTCTCTGGTTTCCAGCCTAAACAGGAATTAACTCCCTCTGCCCCCCAGG
The genomic region above belongs to Camelus ferus isolate YT-003-E chromosome 22, BCGSAC_Cfer_1.0, whole genome shotgun sequence and contains:
- the SIRT6 gene encoding NAD-dependent protein deacetylase sirtuin-6 isoform X4, giving the protein MSVNYAAGLSPYADKGKCGLPEVFDPPEELEQKVWELAQLVWQSSNVVFHTGAGISTASGIPDFRGPHGVWTMEEQGLAPKFDTTFENARPTKTHMALVQLERVGLLRFLVSQNVDGLHVRSGFPRDKLAELHGNMFVEECVKCKTQYVRDAVVGSMGLKATGRLCTVAKSRGLRACRGELRDTILDWEDALPDRDLALADEASRNADLSVTLGTSLQIRPSGNLPLATKRRGGRLVIVNLQPTKHDRHADLRIHGYVDEVMTRLMKHLGLEIPAWDGPRVLELTLLLVSVLGGSPQGAESWAPDSGADLPFIAPPFSSGGLGRSILALNPDPGAHTPGTCSSPRPQPLTQDVLGRCGQALSGFQPKQELTPSAPQVLILPNPCLLQNGLHSPSTRERRHSHHLGAKLHGRTDNRGCTAFGAGGTKRWVHLASTRLPEKPSMQ
- the SIRT6 gene encoding NAD-dependent protein deacetylase sirtuin-6 isoform X1 — protein: MSVNYAAGLSPYADKGKCGLPEVFDPPEELEQKVWELAQLVWQSSNVVFHTGAGISTASGIPDFRGPHGVWTMEEQGLAPKFDTTFENARPTKTHMALVQLERVGLLRFLVSQNVDGLHVRSGFPRDKLAELHGNMFVEECVKCKTQYVRDAVVGSMGLKATGRLCTVAKSRGLRACRGELRDTILDWEDALPDRDLALADEASRNADLSVTLGTSLQIRPSGNLPLATKRRGGRLVIVNLQPTKHDRHADLRIHGYVDEVMTRLMKHLGLEIPAWDGPRVLERALPPLPRPPAPKLEPKEETPAQHNGPAPASPKQEPTVEPSAQHNGSGPASPKRERLDSPVPHRPPKRVKAEVVSS
- the SIRT6 gene encoding NAD-dependent protein deacetylase sirtuin-6 isoform X2, translated to MEEQGLAPKFDTTFENARPTKTHMALVQLERVGLLRFLVSQNVDGLHVRSGFPRDKLAELHGNMFVEECVKCKTQYVRDAVVGSMGLKATGRLCTVAKSRGLRACRGELRDTILDWEDALPDRDLALADEASRNADLSVTLGTSLQIRPSGNLPLATKRRGGRLVIVNLQPTKHDRHADLRIHGYVDEVMTRLMKHLGLEIPAWDGPRVLERALPPLPRPPAPKLEPKEETPAQHNGPAPASPKQEPTVEPSAQHNGSGPASPKRERLDSPVPHRPPKRVKAEVVSS